In Coleofasciculus sp. FACHB-1120, one DNA window encodes the following:
- the arfB gene encoding alternative ribosome rescue aminoacyl-tRNA hydrolase ArfB, which translates to MLQISNTVSIPEHEIEMSAVRSQGAGGQNVNKVATAIHLRFDIVASSLPERYKERLLKLSDQRITKDGVIVIKAQEHRSQEQNREEALQRLQDLIKSAIAVVKLRKKSKPTRSSQRKRLDSKTKRSQIKSMRGKVTDE; encoded by the coding sequence ATGCTGCAAATTTCTAACACCGTGAGTATTCCAGAGCATGAGATTGAGATGAGTGCGGTGCGATCGCAAGGTGCTGGCGGGCAAAACGTGAATAAGGTAGCAACCGCCATTCACCTGCGCTTTGACATTGTGGCTTCCTCTCTACCTGAACGCTACAAAGAGCGGCTGTTGAAGCTTTCTGACCAGCGCATTACCAAAGATGGGGTAATTGTCATCAAGGCTCAAGAACACCGCAGCCAGGAACAGAATCGGGAAGAAGCGTTGCAACGATTGCAAGACTTGATTAAGAGTGCGATCGCCGTCGTCAAACTCCGCAAAAAGAGCAAACCAACTCGGAGTTCTCAAAGAAAGCGTCTGGATAGTAAAACTAAGCGATCGCAGATTAAGTCGATGCGAGGGAAGGTTACGGATGAGTGA
- a CDS encoding L,D-transpeptidase — protein MFRTSRLISNWLLVALLPIALCACTSSDAVVPTPKNVIEAKPQSSPPSVKNADKLNSIQEERYSLLIHRVDKRLEVLNNQSVPVYKASIGIGKGGLKDKQNMNDFVTPTGEMSVDLILYKKSEYNQISQNNVKRFIKVTQYRNLVNPQQGLAQLFKNMNSLDFDGNGSSDRAYGNGYIGLTSTTSITGPKMSTFQGTPYWFSIALHGTPNPDNIGQANSGGCIHLDSNTLQQLIEKGWVKLSTKVTIVD, from the coding sequence GTGTTCAGAACATCTCGTCTCATCTCAAACTGGCTCTTAGTTGCACTACTACCAATAGCCCTATGCGCTTGTACATCATCTGATGCTGTCGTTCCAACTCCAAAAAACGTAATTGAAGCCAAGCCACAATCCTCGCCACCATCCGTAAAGAATGCTGATAAACTCAACAGCATTCAAGAAGAACGTTACTCGCTGCTCATTCATCGAGTAGACAAGCGCTTAGAGGTACTCAATAACCAAAGCGTTCCGGTTTACAAGGCAAGTATTGGTATTGGTAAGGGCGGACTCAAAGACAAACAAAATATGAATGACTTTGTTACTCCCACAGGCGAGATGAGCGTAGACTTGATTCTCTACAAGAAGTCTGAGTACAACCAGATTTCCCAAAATAACGTTAAGCGTTTTATCAAGGTTACTCAGTATCGCAACTTAGTTAACCCTCAGCAAGGATTAGCTCAGCTATTCAAGAACATGAATTCTCTTGACTTTGATGGGAACGGTAGCTCAGACAGAGCCTATGGAAATGGCTATATCGGACTCACTTCAACGACAAGCATCACGGGTCCCAAGATGAGTACATTTCAGGGAACACCCTACTGGTTCTCAATCGCACTTCATGGTACACCCAATCCTGACAATATTGGTCAAGCTAACTCAGGTGGCTGCATCCATCTCGACTCAAACACATTGCAGCAGTTAATTGAGAAGGGTTGGGTAAAGTTAAGTACCAAAGTAACGATTGTTGATTAA